The Chthonomonadales bacterium genome includes a region encoding these proteins:
- the aspS gene encoding aspartate--tRNA ligase: MEAWQRTDDCGALRLEDVGRTVTLNGWANGVRDHGDLAFIDLRDRTGMVQLRADAAESGELVHAAAAVRPEHVLSVTGEVRRRAPGMENPRLSTGDVEVEIRRLEVLNPSRQPLPFQVGDESQMAQVSEELRVRYRYLDLRRPVMQKMLRLRHEAVRLIRRYLDERGFLEIETPIITKSTPEGARDYLVPYRLQAGQFYALPQSPQQYKQLLMVAGCDRYYQIARCFRDEAQRADRQPEFTQLDLEMAFVTQEDVLRITEGLTTELIRELSSRRLEPVPFARLTYDEAMDRFGTDKPDLRFGLELANVGPALAGTGFAVFRSALQAGGMVKALRYPGGAVLSRKEIDDLAAFAREFGAKGLAYLVFEDGGEATRGPVAKHLAPAEVAAVRERTGARPGDLVLFAADTPKVVASVLGRLRNEISRRLRLADPDVLCFCWVTDFPLVEWSEEDGRWDATHHPFTMPHPEDLELLESDPGRVRALCYDIVCNGMEWASGSIRIHRSDIQARVFALLGIDEKMQRERFGHILEAFQYGAPPHGGIAPGIDRLLMQMLGTENIREVIAFPKMGGGTDPMMGAPSPVEQAQLDELHLRVVLPEK, encoded by the coding sequence TTGGAGGCCTGGCAGCGGACGGACGACTGCGGCGCGCTGCGCCTGGAGGACGTGGGACGCACGGTGACGCTCAACGGCTGGGCGAACGGCGTGCGCGACCACGGCGACCTGGCGTTCATCGACCTTCGGGACCGCACCGGCATGGTGCAGCTTCGAGCCGACGCGGCCGAGTCGGGCGAGTTGGTCCACGCGGCTGCGGCCGTCAGGCCGGAGCACGTGCTCAGCGTGACCGGCGAGGTCCGCCGTCGCGCGCCGGGCATGGAGAACCCCAGGCTGTCGACCGGCGATGTCGAGGTCGAGATTCGGCGGCTCGAGGTGCTCAACCCGAGCCGGCAACCCCTTCCCTTCCAGGTCGGCGACGAATCGCAGATGGCGCAGGTCAGCGAGGAACTGCGCGTCCGCTACCGCTATCTGGACCTGCGCCGCCCCGTCATGCAGAAGATGCTCCGGCTGCGTCACGAGGCCGTGCGCCTGATTCGGCGCTACCTGGATGAGCGCGGCTTTCTCGAGATCGAGACGCCGATCATCACGAAGTCGACGCCGGAGGGCGCGCGCGACTACCTGGTGCCCTACCGGCTCCAGGCGGGCCAGTTCTACGCGCTCCCGCAGTCGCCGCAGCAGTACAAGCAACTCTTGATGGTGGCCGGCTGCGACCGCTACTACCAGATCGCGCGGTGCTTCCGCGACGAGGCCCAGCGGGCCGATCGGCAACCCGAGTTCACGCAGCTCGACCTGGAGATGGCGTTCGTGACCCAGGAGGACGTGCTGCGCATCACCGAAGGGCTGACGACCGAGCTGATCCGCGAGCTCTCGAGCAGGCGTCTCGAGCCGGTGCCCTTCGCCCGGCTGACCTACGACGAGGCCATGGACCGCTTCGGCACGGACAAACCCGACCTGCGTTTCGGGCTCGAGCTGGCCAACGTTGGCCCGGCGCTGGCTGGCACGGGCTTCGCCGTGTTCCGATCCGCGCTCCAGGCGGGCGGCATGGTGAAGGCGTTGCGCTATCCAGGCGGAGCGGTTCTGTCTCGGAAGGAGATCGACGACCTGGCCGCGTTCGCCCGCGAGTTTGGCGCGAAGGGGCTTGCCTATCTGGTCTTCGAGGACGGCGGCGAGGCGACCCGGGGGCCGGTGGCGAAGCACCTGGCCCCGGCCGAGGTGGCCGCCGTGCGGGAGAGGACGGGAGCGCGGCCGGGCGACCTGGTGCTCTTCGCTGCCGACACGCCGAAGGTCGTGGCGAGTGTGCTGGGCCGTCTCCGCAACGAGATATCGCGCCGCCTCCGACTGGCGGACCCCGACGTGCTCTGCTTCTGCTGGGTCACGGACTTCCCGCTGGTGGAGTGGAGCGAGGAGGACGGGCGCTGGGACGCCACGCACCACCCCTTCACGATGCCGCACCCCGAGGACCTGGAGCTCCTCGAGTCCGATCCGGGCCGGGTCCGCGCGCTCTGCTACGACATCGTGTGCAACGGCATGGAGTGGGCTTCCGGCTCCATTCGGATCCATCGCAGCGACATCCAGGCGCGGGTCTTCGCGCTGCTGGGGATCGACGAAAAGATGCAGCGCGAGCGCTTCGGCCACATCCTGGAGGCCTTCCAGTATGGCGCGCCGCCGCACGGCGGCATCGCGCCCGGGATCGACCGGCTCTTGATGCAGATGCTGGGCACCGAGAACATCCGCGAGGTGATCGCCTTTCCGAAGATGGGCGGCGGGACAGACCCGATGATGGGCGCGCCCTCCCCGGTGGAGCAGGCGCAACTCGACGAGCTGCACCTGCGGGTGGTGCTGCCCGAGAAGTAG